DNA sequence from the Manihot esculenta cultivar AM560-2 chromosome 11, M.esculenta_v8, whole genome shotgun sequence genome:
AAACTGAAACTTCTActataaattgaattataatgaTAAAGAAAGTGCTGGTTTTTTTTCTGTAATTTGCGTTGCAGATTCAGAGAGCAAAGGACTTAGAACAAATCTTCCCAATTGTTGATCAAAAAGCAAAGCCAACAGGTAAACCCAAGGTTTTTGTTGGCCTCTTGTGGAAGCAACTCAATCACCTAGGGTAATCATTTCAATTCTCTTATAGTCCCCCCAATACTAAAGAAATTATAGAAGGTTTTTTAATCATGAAATTATGCTATTTCTGATTTTCATGGTTTGTATTGCAGGAATGCTGGTTTTGATCCTGAAGTaataagagtagatccatacgGAAATGTTCTATATTTCCATGCAGATAAAGCCTCTCCTCTTGCTTGGGACATTGACCACTGGTTTCCTTGTCAAAGTACAGAATAAATCAACTTCCTCTATGTACATATGTTTCTTTCTATTTCAATAAATCTGAAATGTGGTTGCATGTTGGAATTTTAGGGGGCGGATTAACAGTTCCAAGTAATCTGAGGATACTTCAATGGCAAGTGTGCAAGGGAAAGCATAACAAGTTAGAGTTTCTTGTTCCATGGTGGGATCTTCAGCTGGGAATTTCCGTGAACCAGTTTTTATCCATATTTGCTTCTTCCAATTCGGATTTCAGGTGGCTTTACATGAAAGCTCTACATTTTGAAAGCATTTCAATTGAGAAATGTAAAAGAGGTTACCTAGTAACAcctttaaatttcataattatggCAGGCGTAGGGCATTTTCATTTTTGTTCTCTCAAGGAGAAAATGAAGAATTAAATGCTTCACAGAATGTGGATTCACATTCTTTTCCACAACATTTCtttcaatcaaaagaacaaCTAGGCCTTGCTCCTGCTGCCCTTGTTGTATCTCGAAGAGAATCCTATGATTCTTCATTGGCTTTGAAATCACTGGATTACAATAGGCAGATAACGCCCTATTCTCCTGCAATTGGTCCGTATGATAAAATCAAACGGTTACCGTTCTTTCCTTGCCAGCTCTCTTCTCTTGTTCATATATTTTGAACTTCAGAACTTCAACGTGtcatgttctttttttttttttttttttttttttgtggtttAGCTGCGAGAAAAGTAAAGCAAGGTGacttgaaagaaaatgagaaccCAGACTTTGTTACAAACCCCTACCAAGCCATTGTCATGGCCAGGGTTTCTCTGAAGCAAGGGGAAGAAGCTCACAAGATGCAAGTTGAAATGCAGAAATTAGATGACGAAGTTAATGAAATGAGGACCAAGAATGATGAGGAAAAGCTTGCTATTCAGGACTTGGAGTTGGCACTGATTAAGCGTAGGAGAAGGGCAGAAAAGTGCAAGAGGCTAGCAGAGGCACAGTCTTCATATAGGACCATGTTAGAGAAGATGATTCGAGATGCCATGCACCAGTAGGATTCCCTAAATACGTGAATTTTTTTTCCCTCAAATTTATGAGAGATTCAAATCATTATATTTAGAACCATTTTTGTGCAGGAGTATCATTTACAAGGAACAAATGAGACTGAACCACGCTGCAACTAATGCATTAATGGCAAGGCTCGAATCACAGAAGGCAATTTGTGATGCATCAGAGAGAGATATCCACAAGAAATTCAAACAAAGAAATGAGCTTGAGAAACAATTAAGGCCTGAATGGGAACATACGAGGAAGAAATCAAGAATGGATGATACCTTACACGAGGATGCAGACCACAAACCTTGTCCTTATTTGCTAGGAACCAAGCCAAGCACACCTCTGCATAAGGAGCTGAGAGTATTTCTAGAGGAAGAAAGGAAAGCATCTGAAGATAGGAAGACTgaagaaattgaagaggaacTGAAAAAATCTGCAAAATCCCTGTTTATGAAGGATCCTGATGAGCATAATAAATCCATTGTTGCCTTGGAGAACTATGAAATCCCAATTGAGCATAAGCTTCAGGCACTAGATATAGGTGATGGGAAGAGAGAGGAAATTCAATTCCCAAGTATCAGAGTACAAGTAATAGAGGAAGACGAAGATGAAGAGAGTAGGAAGCAAAGAGGGAAAGGAAATGTAGAGAGGTGGTTACAAATG
Encoded proteins:
- the LOC110626248 gene encoding uncharacterized protein LOC110626248; the encoded protein is MAADFSFNEEDMVVDEGVGYSKAYAKLCRDREAAGTYSHGPPFTFLPCALQQHEIQRAKDLEQIFPIVDQKAKPTGKPKVFVGLLWKQLNHLGNAGFDPEVIRVDPYGNVLYFHADKASPLAWDIDHWFPCQRGGLTVPSNLRILQWQVCKGKHNKLEFLVPWWDLQLGISVNQFLSIFASSNSDFRRRAFSFLFSQGENEELNASQNVDSHSFPQHFFQSKEQLGLAPAALVVSRRESYDSSLALKSLDYNRQITPYSPAIAARKVKQGDLKENENPDFVTNPYQAIVMARVSLKQGEEAHKMQVEMQKLDDEVNEMRTKNDEEKLAIQDLELALIKRRRRAEKCKRLAEAQSSYRTMLEKMIRDAMHQSIIYKEQMRLNHAATNALMARLESQKAICDASERDIHKKFKQRNELEKQLRPEWEHTRKKSRMDDTLHEDADHKPCPYLLGTKPSTPLHKELRVFLEEERKASEDRKTEEIEEELKKSAKSLFMKDPDEHNKSIVALENYEIPIEHKLQALDIGDGKREEIQFPSIRVQVIEEDEDEESRKQRGKGNVERWLQMLLNSQDELEPENSNGHEKSMTDDIITKLNQKFPQEAKSSKHPGFDQGKKIEEIVEIEANKTETRTVKKAVKI